The following are encoded together in the Gordonia insulae genome:
- a CDS encoding acetyl-CoA C-acetyltransferase — MSTNTDQSSTVIVAGARTPFGRLLGSLKDFSGVDLGAIAIEGALERSGVPASAVEYVIMGQVLTAGAGQMPARQAAVKAGIGWDVPTLTINKMCLSGIDAIALADQLIRAGEFDVVVAGGQESMTQAPHMLPGSRGGFKYGNTELVDHMAFDGLWDAFTDQPMGALTEQGNDVTTDAAADVTRGFTRTEQDEFAAQSHQRAAIAWKNGLFADEVVPVSIPQRKGEPVSFAEDEGVRADTTADSLAGLRPAFRKDGTITAGNSSQISDGAAAVVVMSKAKATELGVTWLAEIGPHGVVAGPDSSLQAQPANAIEKACARAGITPADLDLVEINEAFAAVGLASTKKLGIDPSIINVNGGAIAVGHPIGTSGARITLHLALELQRRGGGVGAAALCGAGGQGDALIVRVPKS, encoded by the coding sequence ATGTCCACGAACACCGACCAGTCGTCGACTGTCATCGTCGCGGGGGCCCGCACCCCGTTCGGGCGGTTGCTCGGATCGCTGAAGGACTTCAGTGGGGTGGATCTCGGGGCCATCGCGATCGAGGGTGCGCTGGAGCGCTCGGGCGTGCCCGCCTCGGCGGTCGAGTACGTGATCATGGGGCAGGTGCTGACCGCCGGCGCGGGACAGATGCCGGCCCGTCAGGCCGCGGTGAAGGCCGGGATCGGCTGGGACGTACCGACACTGACGATCAACAAGATGTGCCTGTCGGGGATCGACGCGATCGCGCTGGCCGACCAGCTGATCCGGGCGGGCGAGTTCGACGTCGTCGTCGCGGGTGGCCAGGAGTCGATGACCCAGGCGCCGCACATGCTGCCCGGCAGCCGGGGCGGCTTCAAGTACGGCAATACCGAGCTCGTCGACCACATGGCGTTCGACGGACTGTGGGATGCCTTCACCGACCAGCCGATGGGTGCGCTGACCGAGCAGGGCAACGACGTCACCACCGATGCTGCGGCAGACGTGACCCGCGGCTTCACGCGCACCGAGCAGGACGAGTTCGCCGCGCAGAGTCACCAGCGCGCGGCCATCGCGTGGAAGAACGGCCTGTTCGCCGACGAGGTGGTGCCGGTCAGCATCCCGCAGCGCAAGGGTGAGCCGGTGTCCTTCGCCGAGGACGAGGGCGTGCGCGCGGACACCACTGCGGACTCGCTGGCCGGCCTGCGCCCCGCCTTCCGCAAGGACGGCACCATCACCGCCGGCAACTCGTCGCAGATCTCCGACGGCGCGGCCGCGGTCGTCGTGATGAGCAAGGCCAAGGCCACCGAACTCGGGGTGACCTGGCTCGCGGAGATCGGGCCGCACGGCGTCGTCGCCGGACCGGACTCGTCGCTGCAGGCACAGCCCGCCAACGCGATCGAGAAGGCCTGCGCACGGGCCGGGATCACGCCCGCCGATCTCGACCTGGTGGAGATCAACGAGGCCTTCGCCGCGGTCGGTCTGGCGTCGACCAAGAAGCTCGGCATCGATCCGTCGATCATCAACGTCAACGGTGGCGCCATCGCCGTCGGACACCCCATCGGCACCTCGGGTGCGCGTATCACGCTGCATCTCGCGCTGGAGCTCCAGCGTCGCGGTGGCGGCGTCGGCGCCGCCGCACTCTGTGGCGCCGGCGGCCAGGGCGATGCCCTGATCGTGCGGGTCCCGAAGAGCTGA
- a CDS encoding tetratricopeptide repeat protein produces MTRPTNRQQAAAAARQQAAAAVAMSGAVDLSALKERADAQRQQAQRPAAAPRADQPPNGGPAGGGPGASSTPGASSGPAVLDVTDETFEAEVLERSQRQLVLVDLWAEWCGPCKQLSPVLESLATRAQGSWVLAKIDVDASPRIAQAFRVQSIPMVVAIAQGQPVAAFNGVRSEAEITQWVDDILAQLGDVLPGGDGAGAAAEPEADDPRMVAAEEKLNAGDFDGALADYRAIVEVEPENIEAASAARNLEFVLRAQAHDPAIVETAAPTDVDAQLAAADVLLMSQRPEEAFDRIIAVVKVTAGDDRTRARTRLLELFELFDPAEPFVITARRRLATALY; encoded by the coding sequence GTGACACGACCAACGAATCGGCAGCAGGCGGCCGCGGCCGCCCGGCAACAGGCTGCCGCCGCGGTAGCAATGTCGGGTGCCGTGGATCTCTCGGCCCTCAAGGAACGCGCAGACGCGCAACGACAGCAGGCTCAACGGCCGGCCGCGGCCCCGCGCGCCGACCAGCCGCCGAACGGTGGCCCGGCCGGTGGCGGACCGGGTGCGTCGAGCACGCCCGGTGCATCGAGCGGACCGGCGGTCCTCGACGTCACCGACGAGACCTTCGAGGCGGAGGTGCTCGAACGCTCTCAGCGACAGCTCGTGCTCGTGGACCTGTGGGCCGAATGGTGCGGTCCGTGCAAGCAGCTCTCACCGGTGCTCGAGTCGCTCGCCACCCGCGCACAGGGCAGCTGGGTACTGGCCAAGATCGACGTCGACGCGAGCCCGCGGATCGCCCAGGCGTTCCGCGTGCAGTCGATCCCGATGGTCGTGGCGATCGCCCAGGGCCAGCCGGTTGCCGCCTTCAACGGTGTCCGATCCGAGGCGGAGATCACCCAATGGGTCGACGACATCCTCGCCCAGCTCGGTGACGTGTTGCCGGGCGGGGACGGCGCGGGAGCCGCAGCCGAACCCGAGGCCGACGACCCCCGGATGGTCGCCGCGGAGGAGAAGCTGAACGCCGGGGACTTCGACGGTGCGCTCGCGGACTACCGGGCGATCGTGGAGGTCGAGCCGGAGAACATCGAGGCGGCATCGGCCGCCCGCAATCTCGAGTTCGTGCTGCGCGCGCAGGCCCACGACCCGGCCATCGTCGAGACCGCGGCACCCACCGACGTCGACGCGCAACTCGCCGCCGCCGACGTGCTGTTGATGTCGCAGCGCCCGGAAGAGGCCTTCGACCGCATCATCGCCGTGGTCAAGGTGACCGCGGGAGACGATCGGACCCGCGCCCGGACCCGGCTGCTCGAGCTCTTCGAATTGTTCGATCCGGCGGAACCCTTCGTCATCACCGCACGACGTAGGCTCGCCACCGCGCTCTACTGA
- a CDS encoding MFS transporter yields MWVAHIPVITERTGVSHDQLGGLLLLLGASAFVAMQLCGPIIDRWGSRPTTIAAAVLLSVVILGPVCATGPATLAAALAAFGFANGALDVSMNAQAVQVERSYGRPIMSSFHGYFSVGGLVGSGVVAATLWLDTGVPATVAVAGVAGLVVTACAARGLRGRESAAPAPGSTSPADVEPARSASVPRRPWWTGVDLRRVVLMAAVAFALMLAEGTAYDWSALHIVETFDTNESIGAIAFAAFSAAMTVARFGVDPVAAAVGPVAVVRFGALIGIVGMTVAVLAPSAGWAIVGWTVFGIGLAGLIPQIFTAAGNLTTASSGRTISVVVGCGYLGMLAGPAVVGFISNRSSLPVGLAVAIGALVFAAAAAGVVRSPGQRQRRSDVARHDTLEG; encoded by the coding sequence ATGTGGGTCGCACACATCCCGGTCATCACCGAGCGCACCGGGGTCTCGCACGATCAGCTCGGCGGCCTGCTCCTCTTGCTCGGCGCGTCGGCGTTCGTCGCCATGCAGCTATGTGGGCCGATCATCGACCGATGGGGGTCGCGACCCACGACGATCGCCGCGGCAGTCCTGCTGTCGGTGGTGATCCTCGGGCCCGTGTGCGCGACCGGACCCGCGACCCTGGCGGCGGCGCTGGCCGCGTTCGGCTTCGCCAACGGCGCCCTCGACGTCTCGATGAACGCGCAGGCGGTCCAGGTCGAACGGAGTTACGGCCGGCCGATCATGTCGTCGTTCCACGGCTACTTCTCGGTGGGCGGTCTCGTCGGGTCCGGGGTCGTCGCCGCCACCCTGTGGCTCGACACCGGCGTACCGGCCACGGTCGCTGTCGCCGGTGTGGCCGGTCTGGTCGTCACGGCATGCGCCGCACGTGGCCTGCGCGGCCGTGAGTCGGCCGCGCCTGCGCCGGGATCGACCTCGCCGGCAGACGTCGAACCCGCGCGATCCGCATCAGTGCCCCGCCGACCCTGGTGGACCGGGGTCGACCTGCGCCGTGTGGTCCTGATGGCCGCCGTCGCGTTCGCGCTCATGCTCGCCGAGGGGACGGCGTACGACTGGAGTGCCCTGCACATCGTCGAGACGTTCGACACCAACGAGTCGATCGGTGCGATCGCCTTCGCCGCCTTCAGTGCGGCGATGACGGTCGCCCGGTTCGGGGTCGATCCGGTGGCGGCCGCGGTCGGTCCGGTGGCGGTCGTGCGCTTCGGGGCGCTGATCGGGATCGTCGGGATGACCGTCGCGGTGCTGGCGCCGTCGGCGGGCTGGGCGATCGTCGGGTGGACCGTCTTCGGCATCGGACTGGCGGGCCTGATCCCGCAGATCTTCACCGCCGCCGGGAACCTCACCACCGCTTCCAGCGGACGCACGATCTCGGTGGTGGTCGGGTGTGGCTATCTGGGCATGCTCGCCGGTCCCGCGGTGGTCGGGTTCATCAGCAATCGCAGCAGCCTGCCGGTGGGTCTCGCGGTCGCGATCGGGGCGCTGGTGTTCGCCGCGGCGGCGGCCGGGGTCGTGCGCTCCCCGGGGCAGCGGCAGCGGCGATCCGACGTCGCGCGGCATGACACACTAGAGGGGTGA
- a CDS encoding thiamine-binding protein, translating into MIVAFSLTPSGGDAVDHDGGMSAAVASAVRVVRESGLPHQTTAMFTYLEGDWDEVMAVVKAAADAVAELAPRVGLVLKADIRPGHTGELTGKVERIDEHLG; encoded by the coding sequence GTGATCGTCGCCTTCAGTCTGACGCCATCGGGCGGTGACGCGGTCGACCACGACGGTGGCATGAGTGCCGCCGTGGCGTCTGCCGTGCGGGTGGTCCGGGAATCCGGGCTCCCGCATCAGACGACGGCGATGTTCACCTATCTGGAAGGCGACTGGGACGAGGTGATGGCGGTCGTCAAGGCCGCGGCCGACGCGGTCGCCGAGCTGGCCCCCCGAGTGGGTCTGGTCCTCAAGGCCGACATCCGGCCCGGGCACACCGGAGAGCTGACCGGCAAGGTCGAGCGGATCGACGAGCACCTCGGGTGA
- a CDS encoding DUF3817 domain-containing protein gives MGTMSQFLDLSTPAKRFRLVAVLEAITWLALLIAMFFKWVLGHTEAVAVPGMVHGIVFVLFVLVSLVTAVQLRWRVGVTALALVSSIPPFGTLVFEWWAQRNGHLAELSDGQTPQRLAA, from the coding sequence ATGGGAACCATGTCGCAATTCCTCGATCTCAGCACCCCGGCCAAGCGCTTCCGTCTCGTCGCAGTCCTGGAGGCGATCACGTGGCTGGCGCTGCTGATCGCCATGTTCTTCAAGTGGGTCCTCGGGCACACCGAGGCGGTGGCGGTTCCGGGCATGGTGCACGGCATCGTGTTCGTGCTGTTCGTCCTCGTCTCGCTGGTCACGGCGGTGCAGTTGCGCTGGCGGGTCGGCGTGACGGCCCTCGCGCTGGTGTCGAGCATCCCGCCCTTCGGCACCCTGGTGTTCGAGTGGTGGGCCCAGCGCAACGGTCACCTCGCCGAACTCTCCGACGGTCAGACGCCGCAGCGTCTGGCCGCCTGA